One Triticum dicoccoides isolate Atlit2015 ecotype Zavitan chromosome 4B, WEW_v2.0, whole genome shotgun sequence genomic window carries:
- the LOC119294693 gene encoding uncharacterized protein LOC119294693: MRSRRRRGIGRPNSTGIDCEPAGPPGSGAAPRAPARRGGGDGSGADPAAPRPSLLYARRCQAHSDVKASPASESKDVGSSSQSWRIKMLYDGECPLCMREASMDAAATAPTPLLTPHGDSALSHVLRVPAIKPITLRFMDDSQGFMLGNDYILLHVVGSARVLNHEEMGHVDC, encoded by the exons ATGCGGAGTAGGAGACGGAGAGGGATCGGTCGACCCAACTCAACTGGCATCGATTGTGAGCCCGCTGGCCCACCTGGAAGCGGCGCTGCCCCGCGCGCGCCCGCTCGCcgaggcggcggcgatgggagCGGCGCGGATCCCGCCGCCCCACGCCCCTCCTTGTTGTATG CTCGCAGATGCCAGGCTCACTCGGACGTGAAGGCGTCCCCTGCATCGGAGTCCAAGGATGTGGGGAGTTCGTCGCAGAGCTGGAGGATCAAGATGCTTTACGATGGTGAATGCCCGCTCTGTATGCGTGAG GCATCCATGGACGCCGCCGCCACTGCTCCGACCCCGCTGCTAACACCCCATGGAGACTCTGCTCTCTCTCATGTCCTGCGTGTCCCGGCCATCAAACCAATTACCCTGAG GTTCATGGATGACAGCCAAGGGTTCATGCTCGGAAACGACTACATCTTGCTCCATGTTGTCGGCTCAGCtagagtccttaatcatgaggagaTGGGACACGTCGATTGTTAG
- the LOC119294694 gene encoding 1,4-dihydroxy-2-naphthoyl-CoA thioesterase 1-like: MGDATASASASTKTAELDAPLSALGFEIEEVSPSRLTGRLVVTDTCCQPFKVLHGGVSALIAEGLASMGAHMASGYRRVAGMQLSINHFRSAAVGDTVLVRAVPVHIGRSTQVWEVKLWKMDVSTQGEGPQIAEARVTLLCNLPVPDEMKSAGESLRKYSKL, from the exons ATGGGGGACGCCACGGCCTCGGCCTCGGCGAGCACCAAGACGGCGGAGCTGGACGCCCCGCTCAGCGCGCTGGGCTtcgagatcgaggaggtctcgccgTCGCGGCTCACCGGCCGCCTCGTCGTCACGGACACCTGCTGCCAG CCGTTCAAGGTGCTGCACGGCGGCGTGTCGGCGCTGATCGCTGAGGGCCTGGCGAGCATGGGCGCGCACATGGCGTCGGGCTACCGCCGCGTCGCCGGCATGCAGCTCAGCATCAACCACTTCCGGAGCGCCGCCGTCGGCGACACCGTCCTCGTGCGGGCCGTCCCCGTCCACATCGGCCGCTCCACCCAG GTATGGGAGGTGAAGCTATGGAAGATGGATGTATCCACACAGGGGGAAGGGCCTCAAATCGCCGAGGCAAGGGTCACGCTCCTCTGTAATCTACCGGTGCCGGATGAGATGAAAAGTGCGGGAGAATCTCTTAGGAAATACTCTAAACTGTAA